The following are from one region of the Mesorhizobium sp. B4-1-4 genome:
- a CDS encoding hemerythrin domain-containing protein, whose protein sequence is MSEFTKSLLLERKGLPDDLRWLTEKYPRETWQGHANIHGIANMWLQRHDMFRELGGMLTNGIGDYREGRLTAPDFARWFAPRLNHFLGNLDGHHNVEDHHYFPVFAKAEARLKRGFEILDADHHTIHEGLERNAEAAKAFIRTLQEGEDKQRFAADAYADENSRLIAMLTRHLADEEDLIIPLILDRGDRALDID, encoded by the coding sequence ATGTCCGAATTTACAAAATCCCTGCTTCTCGAACGCAAAGGCTTGCCGGATGACCTACGCTGGCTGACCGAGAAATATCCGCGCGAAACCTGGCAGGGCCACGCCAACATTCACGGCATCGCCAATATGTGGCTGCAGCGGCACGACATGTTCCGCGAGCTCGGCGGCATGCTCACCAACGGCATTGGCGATTATCGCGAAGGCAGGCTGACGGCACCCGATTTCGCGCGCTGGTTCGCACCGCGTCTCAATCATTTTCTCGGAAATCTTGATGGCCACCACAATGTCGAGGACCATCATTATTTCCCGGTCTTTGCCAAGGCGGAGGCGCGGCTCAAGCGCGGCTTTGAAATCCTCGACGCCGACCACCACACGATCCATGAAGGACTGGAACGTAACGCCGAGGCGGCGAAAGCCTTTATCCGCACGCTTCAGGAAGGCGAGGACAAGCAGCGCTTCGCTGCCGATGCCTATGCCGACGAGAACAGCCGGCTGATCGCGATGCTGACCCGGCATCTCGCCGACGAGGAGGATCTGATCATCCCGCTGATCCTCGACCGAGGCGATCGGGCGCTTGATATAGACTGA
- a CDS encoding NAD+ synthase — MTKKPDILRIAIAQLNPTVGDVAGNLAKAREARADAARQGADLVLYTELFLAGYPPEDLVLKPAFLKACERAAQDFAADTADGGPGVIIGTPLKRKSGTHNSIVFADGGKIIAERYKLDLPNYGEFDEKRVFQAGPEIQGPVNFRGVRIGIPICEDIWGEIGICETLAESGAEILLVPNGSPYYRAKIDVRQQVVIKQVIECGLPIIYANQLGGQDELIFDGASFAIGADRRLAFQMSQFEEAVDVTTWKRQDDHWACSEGPMSKIPEWEEADYRACMLGLRDYVNKNGFKNVVLGLSGGIDSAICAALAVDALGEERLRAVMMPYRYTSKDSLKDAEDCARALGCRYDIVPIFEPVEGFMHALTQLFEGTKEGITEENLQSRARGTILMAISNKFGSMVVTTGNKSEMSVGYATLYGDMNGGFNPIKDLYKMQVYALSRWRNSHVPPGALGPSGEVIPKNIIDKAPSAELRENQTDQDSLPPYPVLDDILECLIENEMGVDDIVARGHDRATVTRIEHLLYIAEYKRRQAAPGVKITRKNFGRDRRYPITNRFRDRG; from the coding sequence ATGACCAAGAAGCCTGACATCCTGCGCATCGCAATCGCTCAGCTCAACCCGACTGTCGGCGATGTCGCCGGCAACCTCGCCAAAGCCCGCGAGGCGAGGGCGGATGCCGCCCGCCAGGGGGCCGATCTCGTGCTCTATACGGAGCTTTTCCTCGCCGGCTATCCGCCGGAGGATCTGGTGCTGAAGCCGGCCTTCCTGAAAGCCTGCGAGCGGGCGGCGCAAGACTTCGCCGCCGACACCGCCGATGGCGGCCCCGGTGTCATCATCGGCACGCCGCTGAAGCGCAAGAGCGGCACGCACAATTCGATCGTCTTCGCCGACGGCGGCAAGATCATCGCCGAACGCTACAAGCTCGATCTTCCCAACTACGGCGAATTCGACGAGAAGCGCGTCTTCCAGGCCGGGCCCGAGATCCAGGGGCCGGTCAATTTCCGCGGCGTGCGCATCGGGATTCCGATCTGCGAGGACATCTGGGGCGAGATCGGCATCTGCGAGACGCTTGCCGAAAGCGGGGCGGAAATCCTGCTGGTGCCGAACGGCTCGCCCTATTACCGCGCCAAGATCGATGTCCGCCAACAGGTCGTCATCAAGCAGGTCATCGAGTGCGGCCTGCCGATCATCTATGCCAACCAGCTCGGCGGCCAGGACGAGCTGATCTTCGACGGCGCGTCGTTTGCTATCGGCGCCGACAGACGGCTTGCCTTCCAGATGAGCCAGTTCGAGGAAGCGGTTGACGTCACCACCTGGAAAAGACAGGACGATCATTGGGCCTGCTCTGAGGGGCCGATGTCGAAAATCCCCGAGTGGGAGGAAGCCGACTACCGGGCCTGCATGCTGGGTCTGCGCGACTATGTCAACAAGAACGGCTTCAAGAATGTCGTGCTCGGCCTGTCGGGCGGCATCGATTCGGCGATCTGCGCGGCCCTTGCCGTCGACGCACTTGGCGAGGAACGGCTGCGCGCGGTGATGATGCCTTACCGCTACACGTCGAAGGATTCGCTGAAGGACGCCGAGGACTGCGCCCGCGCGCTCGGCTGCCGCTATGACATCGTGCCGATCTTCGAGCCGGTCGAAGGCTTCATGCATGCGCTGACGCAGCTTTTCGAGGGCACCAAGGAAGGCATCACCGAAGAGAACCTGCAGAGCCGTGCGCGCGGCACCATCCTGATGGCGATCTCCAACAAGTTCGGCTCGATGGTCGTCACCACGGGCAACAAGAGCGAGATGTCCGTCGGCTACGCCACTCTCTATGGCGACATGAACGGCGGCTTCAACCCGATCAAGGACCTCTACAAGATGCAGGTCTACGCGCTGTCGCGCTGGCGCAACAGCCATGTGCCGCCGGGCGCGCTCGGGCCTTCCGGCGAGGTCATCCCGAAGAACATCATCGACAAGGCGCCGTCGGCGGAATTGCGCGAGAACCAGACCGACCAGGATTCGCTGCCGCCCTATCCGGTGTTGGACGACATCCTGGAATGCCTGATCGAGAACGAGATGGGCGTCGATGACATCGTGGCGCGCGGCCACGACCGGGCGACGGTGACGCGTATAGAGCATCTGCTCTACATCGCGGAATACAAACGCCGGCAGGCGGCACCGGGCGTGAAGATCACCAGGAAGAATTTCGGCCGCGACCGCCGCTATCCCATCACCAACCGTTTCAGGGATCGCGGGTAG
- a CDS encoding DUF1003 domain-containing protein: MYKTIDELANRWFKRRPDGLTQLESRVLQSTFERTTITRDTNKAVAFHQTFGDRLADAIARIGGSWSFILAFLAFLVLWTAGNVWLLSRDAFDPYPFIFLNLILSMLAAIQAPVIMMAQNRQTERDRIDAAHDYEVNLKAEIEIMALHEKLDELRHSQILGMRDEIVRLAEQVQRIDERLSQQQPAS; encoded by the coding sequence ATGTACAAGACGATCGATGAACTGGCGAATCGTTGGTTCAAGCGACGGCCGGACGGCCTCACCCAGTTGGAGAGCCGTGTGCTGCAGTCAACGTTCGAGCGCACCACCATCACCAGGGACACCAACAAGGCTGTCGCCTTCCACCAGACCTTTGGCGACCGGCTTGCCGACGCCATCGCCCGCATCGGCGGTTCCTGGTCCTTCATCCTCGCCTTTCTGGCTTTCCTGGTCCTTTGGACCGCTGGCAATGTCTGGCTCCTGTCACGCGATGCCTTCGACCCCTACCCGTTCATCTTCCTCAACCTCATCCTGTCGATGCTTGCCGCCATTCAGGCGCCGGTGATCATGATGGCGCAGAACCGGCAGACCGAGCGCGACCGCATCGATGCCGCCCATGATTACGAGGTCAATTTGAAGGCAGAGATCGAAATCATGGCGCTGCATGAAAAGCTCGACGAACTGCGCCATAGCCAGATCCTCGGCATGCGCGACGAGATCGTGCGGCTGGCCGAACAGGTACAACGGATCGATGAAAGGCTGTCGCAGCAGCAGCCGGCTTCATGA
- a CDS encoding DUF2865 domain-containing protein, producing MTGGGWKQAHAAVLLGLFLSGAAITKPQAASRVCRQLEADLAAASRGGGGGPAMIRKYDAAIDRQRQQISRARDQASSVGCGFSLFSRNINQCAGLNATIDRMNANLDSLQAKRAQLAGGGSRRDRGRILAALDANGCRDDAASQHRAPLQDAERGEDDNTNLFDQLFGGDSRQVDTLDQPDDSGEERNVRRVLNLPGTPDFAGTGGEFHTTCVRTCDGYFFPMSNAASAGDFERDQKNCESSCPGTEMQVFYSRGMDDDSASMTSSVTGRSYSELPTAYLYNQSNMSRPPACGCNAAQNFQIIGGNPSNPTQPQPEAAAPFVPIPASKPDPGADPETLANREGGLDREAIKRLSAKPVTSPVSALPPEQRRVRVVGPTFLPDPSAAINLQAPAPKAVQ from the coding sequence ATGACAGGCGGAGGGTGGAAGCAGGCGCATGCTGCCGTGCTGCTCGGCCTCTTCCTGTCCGGTGCCGCGATCACCAAGCCGCAGGCCGCCTCGCGGGTCTGCCGCCAGTTGGAGGCCGATCTTGCCGCGGCTTCGCGCGGCGGGGGCGGAGGTCCGGCAATGATCCGGAAATACGATGCCGCGATCGATAGGCAGCGCCAACAGATATCGAGGGCACGCGATCAGGCGAGCAGCGTCGGGTGCGGATTTTCGCTGTTTTCCCGCAACATCAATCAATGCGCCGGTCTCAACGCCACCATCGACCGCATGAACGCCAATCTCGACAGCCTGCAGGCCAAGCGTGCACAGCTCGCCGGCGGCGGCTCACGCCGCGATCGTGGCCGCATCCTGGCGGCGCTCGACGCCAATGGCTGCCGCGACGATGCTGCCTCCCAACACCGCGCTCCGCTGCAGGACGCCGAGCGTGGGGAAGACGACAACACGAACCTGTTCGACCAGCTTTTCGGCGGCGACAGCCGACAGGTCGATACATTGGACCAGCCCGATGATTCCGGCGAGGAGCGCAACGTCCGCCGCGTCCTGAACCTGCCCGGCACTCCGGACTTTGCAGGCACAGGCGGCGAGTTCCACACCACCTGCGTGCGTACTTGCGACGGCTATTTCTTTCCCATGTCGAACGCCGCCTCGGCCGGCGATTTCGAACGCGACCAGAAAAATTGCGAATCGAGCTGCCCCGGCACCGAGATGCAGGTCTTCTATTCGCGCGGCATGGATGACGATTCGGCCTCGATGACGTCATCGGTCACCGGCAGGTCCTACAGTGAATTGCCGACCGCTTATCTCTACAATCAGTCCAACATGTCGCGGCCACCGGCCTGCGGCTGCAACGCCGCGCAGAATTTCCAGATCATTGGCGGCAATCCGTCGAATCCGACACAACCGCAGCCCGAAGCGGCCGCGCCTTTCGTTCCCATTCCGGCCTCAAAGCCAGATCCGGGTGCCGACCCGGAAACGCTGGCCAATAGAGAAGGCGGCCTCGACCGCGAAGCCATCAAGCGGCTTTCCGCGAAGCCGGTGACGTCGCCCGTCTCGGCCCTGCCGCCGGAGCAGCGCAGGGTCAGGGTCGTCGGGCCAACGTTCCTTCCCGACCCATCAGCGGCAATAAATCTGCAAGCTCCGGCCCCGAAGGCAGTCCAGTAA
- a CDS encoding class II 3-deoxy-7-phosphoheptulonate synthase has protein sequence MTKWSPNSWRAKPIKQVPAYPDLAALKNTEAQLATFPPLVFAGEARKLKKQLAAVAAGEAFLLQGGDCAESFAEHGADNIRDFFRVFLQMSVVLTFAGAQPVVKVGRVAGQFAKPRSSDNETKGDVTLPSYRGDIINGIEFDAKSRIPDPARQEMAYRQSAATLNLLRAFAQGGYASLENVHRWMLGFVSDSPQGEKYESLANRITETMDFMKAVGITSETNYALRETDFYTSHEALLLGYEEALTRVDSTSGDWYATSGHMIWIGDRTRQPDHAHVEYCRGIKNPLGLKCGPSLTPDGLLELIDLLNPENEPGRLTLIARFGSDKVADHLPKLVRAVQKEGRSVVWSSDPMHGNTIEAAGYKTRPFDRILKEVQTFFEVHRAEGTHPGGIHVEMTGKNVTECTGGARAITAEELQDRYHTHCDPRLNADQAIELAFLVSDLLKKSHPVQQKHAVNG, from the coding sequence ATGACGAAATGGTCGCCGAATTCTTGGAGAGCAAAACCGATCAAGCAGGTTCCCGCCTATCCGGATCTTGCAGCTCTGAAGAACACGGAAGCCCAGCTCGCCACCTTTCCGCCGCTGGTCTTTGCCGGTGAGGCACGCAAGTTGAAGAAGCAGTTGGCGGCGGTCGCCGCCGGTGAAGCCTTCCTGCTTCAGGGCGGTGACTGCGCCGAGAGTTTCGCCGAGCATGGCGCTGACAACATCCGCGATTTCTTCCGGGTCTTCCTGCAGATGTCGGTCGTGCTGACCTTCGCCGGCGCGCAGCCGGTGGTGAAGGTGGGCCGCGTTGCCGGCCAGTTCGCCAAGCCTCGCTCCTCCGACAACGAGACCAAGGGCGATGTGACGCTGCCGAGCTATCGCGGCGACATCATCAACGGCATCGAGTTCGACGCCAAGTCGCGTATTCCCGATCCCGCCCGCCAGGAAATGGCGTACCGCCAGTCGGCGGCGACGCTCAACCTTTTGCGCGCCTTCGCGCAGGGCGGCTATGCCAGCCTGGAGAACGTGCATCGCTGGATGCTCGGCTTCGTGTCAGACAGCCCGCAGGGCGAAAAATACGAGTCGCTGGCCAACCGCATCACCGAGACGATGGACTTCATGAAGGCCGTCGGTATCACCTCGGAAACCAACTACGCGCTGCGCGAGACCGATTTCTACACCAGCCACGAGGCGCTGCTGCTCGGCTACGAGGAAGCGCTGACCCGCGTCGATTCTACCTCGGGCGACTGGTACGCCACCTCTGGCCACATGATCTGGATCGGCGATCGCACGCGCCAGCCCGACCACGCGCATGTCGAATATTGCCGTGGCATCAAGAATCCGCTCGGCTTGAAATGCGGCCCCTCGCTGACGCCTGACGGCTTGCTGGAACTGATCGACCTGCTCAATCCCGAGAACGAGCCCGGCCGGCTGACGCTGATCGCTCGCTTCGGTTCGGACAAGGTCGCCGATCATCTGCCGAAGCTGGTGCGCGCGGTGCAGAAGGAAGGCCGCAGCGTGGTCTGGTCATCCGACCCGATGCATGGCAACACGATCGAGGCCGCGGGCTACAAGACGCGGCCGTTCGACCGTATCCTGAAGGAAGTGCAGACCTTCTTCGAGGTGCACCGCGCCGAAGGCACGCATCCCGGCGGCATCCACGTCGAGATGACCGGCAAGAACGTCACCGAATGCACGGGCGGCGCGCGCGCCATCACGGCCGAGGAATTGCAGGACCGCTACCACACGCATTGCGATCCGCGCCTCAATGCCGACCAGGCGATCGAACTGGCCTTCCTGGTGTCGGATCTGCTGAAGAAGAGCCATCCGGTCCAGCAGAAGCACGCCGTCAACGGCTGA
- a CDS encoding DNA-3-methyladenine glycosylase I codes for MADFQKIRLRAAKRKGGEAELSTLLGPVPDNTAVAAIADDRILSTMAERIFAAGFVWRVIEQKWPGFEEAFLRFEPKRLLFQPDDFWHDLASDQRIVRNPQKIRSVRDNAAFVERVSREHGGFGHFLAEWPADDQVGLMAYLGKHGSRLGGNTGQYFLRWLGWDAFVISTDMAAALRDAGLDIAESPTSKKDLDKVQAQINRWAAETGLPRRHISRILAMSIGDNHSPQALREYMGED; via the coding sequence ATGGCTGATTTTCAGAAAATTCGCCTGCGCGCGGCAAAACGCAAGGGCGGCGAAGCGGAGCTTTCGACGCTGCTGGGCCCGGTACCCGACAACACCGCCGTCGCCGCGATCGCGGACGACCGCATTCTCTCGACGATGGCCGAGCGGATTTTCGCCGCCGGTTTCGTCTGGCGCGTCATCGAGCAGAAATGGCCAGGCTTCGAGGAGGCGTTTCTGCGTTTCGAGCCGAAGCGGCTGTTGTTCCAGCCTGACGATTTCTGGCACGATCTGGCTTCCGATCAGCGCATCGTGCGCAATCCGCAGAAGATCAGGTCCGTTCGCGACAATGCCGCCTTCGTCGAGCGTGTGTCCAGAGAGCATGGCGGCTTCGGTCATTTCCTTGCTGAATGGCCGGCCGACGACCAGGTCGGACTGATGGCCTATCTCGGCAAGCATGGCAGCCGGCTCGGCGGCAACACCGGCCAGTATTTCCTGCGCTGGCTGGGCTGGGATGCCTTCGTCATTTCGACCGATATGGCGGCGGCACTTCGCGACGCCGGGCTCGACATCGCCGAAAGCCCGACCTCGAAAAAGGATCTCGACAAAGTCCAGGCGCAGATCAACCGGTGGGCTGCCGAGACAGGTTTGCCGCGGCGGCACATTTCGCGCATCCTGGCGATGTCGATCGGCGACAACCATTCTCCGCAAGCGCTGCGCGAGTATATGGGCGAGGACTGA
- a CDS encoding diacylglycerol kinase — protein sequence MQRLIDAFINSVRAFRKLAVSEKAFQQELMLLVLALPAGWFISVSWRSYALLIGAVLLLIMVEVLNTGIEAACDAISREFHIDIQLAKDCGSLAVLISVVIAGGVWGIALIERVTGVPI from the coding sequence ATGCAGCGGCTGATCGATGCTTTTATCAATTCGGTGCGGGCATTTCGCAAGCTCGCCGTTAGTGAAAAGGCTTTCCAGCAGGAACTGATGCTGCTGGTGCTGGCTTTGCCCGCGGGCTGGTTCATTTCGGTGTCGTGGCGCAGCTACGCGCTGCTGATCGGCGCAGTGCTGCTCCTGATCATGGTCGAGGTGCTGAACACCGGCATCGAGGCGGCCTGTGACGCAATTTCTCGTGAATTCCACATCGACATCCAGCTCGCCAAGGATTGCGGCTCGCTGGCGGTGCTGATTTCGGTCGTGATTGCTGGTGGCGTCTGGGGCATCGCTCTCATCGAGCGCGTAACCGGGGTTCCGATCTGA
- a CDS encoding GFA family protein: MSDSHQGSCLCKAVRFRTRGALRGVVYCHCSQCRKQSGHFYAATNVADADIVIEGAENITWYEASDFARRGFCKVCGSLLFWNPTDRDYISVLAGSFDKPTDLKGECHIFVGDKGDYYSIHDGLPQFEKSTPSILVAE; the protein is encoded by the coding sequence ATGAGTGACAGTCACCAGGGATCGTGCCTGTGCAAAGCGGTCCGCTTCAGGACGCGCGGCGCGCTGCGGGGCGTCGTCTACTGTCATTGTTCGCAGTGCCGTAAACAAAGCGGGCACTTCTATGCCGCGACCAATGTCGCCGACGCCGACATCGTGATCGAAGGCGCGGAAAACATCACCTGGTACGAGGCGTCCGACTTCGCCAGGCGCGGCTTCTGCAAAGTATGCGGGTCACTGCTTTTCTGGAACCCAACGGATCGAGACTACATTTCGGTCCTGGCAGGATCGTTCGACAAGCCGACAGATCTCAAGGGCGAATGCCATATCTTCGTCGGCGACAAGGGCGACTATTATTCGATCCACGACGGGCTGCCGCAGTTTGAAAAGTCGACGCCGTCGATATTGGTCGCTGAATGA
- a CDS encoding GNAT family N-acetyltransferase encodes MPECEISFDLSRIDFRATSDLLMASYWGDGRSDETHRRAFAHSFCAAAYIDGKQVGFGRAITDRTVFAYLADIIVWPQHRGRGIGLRLVRALIDHPELSTVSHWSLSTSDAHGMYEKLGFKPSTDGRYMRLAPE; translated from the coding sequence ATGCCTGAGTGTGAAATCAGCTTCGACCTGTCGCGGATCGATTTCCGGGCGACGTCGGATCTGTTGATGGCGAGCTACTGGGGCGACGGACGCAGCGATGAAACGCACCGCCGCGCCTTTGCCCATTCGTTCTGCGCCGCCGCCTATATCGACGGCAAACAGGTCGGCTTCGGTCGGGCCATCACCGACCGCACGGTGTTCGCCTATCTCGCCGACATCATCGTCTGGCCGCAGCATCGCGGGCGAGGCATCGGGTTGCGGCTGGTGCGGGCACTCATCGACCATCCGGAGCTAAGCACCGTTTCGCACTGGAGCCTGTCGACCAGCGATGCGCACGGCATGTACGAGAAGCTGGGTTTCAAGCCGTCCACCGATGGCCGATATATGCGCCTTGCGCCCGAATGA
- a CDS encoding DedA family protein — MTDTIHHFIEQYGLLAVFLGCVAEGESAAILGGFFAHQHIFVLWHAFVAAALGAFAGDTGFFILGRSFADHRYVVRLRRRPGFRRAYHLLNTHPNIFVLSNRYVYGMRLVGGIAAGLSRISMLRFVVLNAVSSTVWAILFGTIGYVFGLGAEQLIGKALARHERLLIGLGIGLAVAIIAWLVARHVASKERARES, encoded by the coding sequence ATGACCGACACGATCCATCATTTCATCGAACAATACGGGCTGCTTGCGGTCTTTCTCGGCTGCGTTGCCGAAGGAGAAAGTGCGGCCATCCTCGGCGGCTTCTTCGCCCACCAGCATATCTTCGTACTGTGGCATGCCTTCGTCGCGGCAGCACTCGGCGCCTTCGCCGGCGATACGGGCTTCTTCATCCTTGGGCGAAGCTTTGCCGATCATCGCTATGTCGTGAGATTGCGCCGGCGCCCCGGTTTCCGCCGCGCCTACCATCTGCTCAACACCCATCCCAACATTTTCGTACTGTCGAACCGTTACGTCTACGGCATGCGCCTCGTCGGCGGCATAGCGGCCGGACTGTCGCGCATCTCGATGCTGCGTTTCGTCGTCCTCAACGCCGTCTCGTCGACGGTTTGGGCAATCCTGTTCGGCACGATCGGCTACGTCTTCGGGCTGGGAGCCGAGCAGCTTATCGGCAAGGCATTGGCCCGCCACGAGCGGCTGTTGATCGGTCTGGGGATCGGTCTGGCGGTGGCCATCATTGCCTGGCTTGTGGCGCGCCATGTCGCCAGCAAGGAGCGAGCCAGGGAAAGCTGA
- the gltX gene encoding glutamate--tRNA ligase, translated as MTVTVRFAPSPTGRIHIGNARTALFNWLFAVKNKGRFIQRFDDTDIARSKQEFSDAILYDLHWLGIFPDATEYQSRRFEVYDAAVERLKAAGVLYACYETPEELDLRRKVRRTRGLPPVYGREALALTHDQIAEYQADGRKPHWRFLLPNFTSDPQQPERTEIHWNDLVRGEETVDLASLSDPVLVREDGTYLYTLPSVVDDIDMGVSHVIRGDDHVTNTGVQIALFKALGAEPPVFGHHNLLTTVSGEGLSKRTGALSIESLREDGIEPMAVASLAVLVGTSENVAAAHDLTELGSHFDPAATSKSSAKFDPDELFVLNRALLHHMPFDEARDRLMVLGISGEQAEPFWLAVRGNLDRLADAVGWWRILREGPQERSEFSADDRDFLHQAFDILPEEPWNGTVWKDWTGKIREATGRKGKGLFMPLRLALTGLPSGPELADLLPLMGREGTLARRP; from the coding sequence ATGACAGTTACCGTTCGTTTCGCTCCGTCACCGACCGGCCGCATCCATATCGGCAATGCGCGCACCGCTTTGTTCAACTGGCTGTTTGCCGTGAAGAACAAGGGCCGCTTCATCCAGCGCTTCGACGACACCGACATCGCCCGCTCGAAGCAGGAATTCTCCGACGCCATCCTCTACGACCTGCATTGGCTGGGCATTTTCCCGGACGCCACGGAATATCAGTCGCGGCGTTTCGAGGTCTATGACGCGGCGGTCGAGCGGCTGAAGGCAGCGGGGGTTCTGTACGCCTGCTACGAAACGCCGGAGGAACTGGATCTCAGGCGCAAAGTGCGCCGCACGCGCGGCCTGCCGCCGGTCTACGGCCGCGAGGCCTTGGCGCTGACCCACGATCAGATTGCCGAATATCAGGCCGACGGGCGCAAGCCGCACTGGCGCTTCCTGCTGCCCAATTTCACCAGCGATCCGCAGCAGCCGGAGCGCACCGAGATCCACTGGAACGATCTGGTGCGTGGCGAGGAAACGGTCGATCTGGCCTCTCTGTCCGACCCGGTCCTGGTGCGGGAGGACGGCACGTACCTTTACACACTGCCATCCGTCGTCGACGACATCGATATGGGAGTCAGCCATGTCATCCGCGGCGACGACCATGTCACCAACACCGGCGTGCAGATCGCTCTGTTCAAGGCGCTGGGCGCCGAGCCGCCGGTCTTCGGCCACCACAATCTCTTGACCACCGTGTCGGGCGAGGGACTGTCGAAGCGCACCGGGGCACTGTCCATCGAAAGCCTGCGCGAGGATGGCATCGAGCCGATGGCCGTCGCTTCGCTGGCCGTGCTGGTCGGGACTTCGGAAAACGTCGCGGCCGCGCACGACCTGACGGAACTCGGCAGTCATTTCGACCCGGCCGCGACGTCAAAATCGTCGGCCAAGTTCGATCCGGACGAGCTTTTCGTGCTCAACCGAGCCCTGCTGCACCATATGCCGTTCGACGAGGCACGAGACAGGCTGATGGTGCTCGGTATCTCCGGCGAACAGGCCGAGCCCTTCTGGCTGGCCGTGCGCGGCAACCTTGACCGGCTCGCCGACGCCGTGGGCTGGTGGCGCATCCTGCGCGAGGGGCCGCAGGAGCGGTCCGAATTCTCCGCCGACGACCGCGATTTTCTGCATCAGGCCTTTGACATCCTGCCGGAGGAGCCCTGGAACGGGACGGTCTGGAAGGACTGGACGGGCAAGATCAGGGAAGCGACCGGGCGCAAAGGCAAGGGGCTGTTCATGCCGCTCAGACTTGCCCTTACTGGACTGCCTTCGGGGCCGGAGCTTGCAGATTTATTGCCGCTGATGGGTCGGGAAGGAACGTTGGCCCGACGACCCTGA
- a CDS encoding diguanylate cyclase codes for MQPAAAPTEQNTDIASAVVATMRQLGVLGLPRNYEIFYEALSGTNRELSLAVLSLNSRPTQDELDKIGRSFFAQNHGPGIVEHARDVIARELEEVASLLRSERSHIEKYGRILDETSNGLNSRSLLSQDLLQKIANAMSIATNSTIDHGRQVASTLNDKTAELESVKSKLEEYKRLANTDPLTQIWNRRAFDREITRIYNSNKGILFNALILADIDRFKDINDRYGHPVGDKIIQIIAEIFQTSIRGDMFVARTGGEEFALIIEGASEDATYEIAERIRALIEQTPFTSSQTGMKYGTVTVSMGICMASEADGPEDLYTKADRALYRSKVSGRNRVTRHSTMAGRSGKSWLLYKKD; via the coding sequence ATGCAGCCGGCAGCAGCACCAACCGAACAGAACACTGACATCGCATCCGCTGTTGTCGCGACGATGCGCCAGTTGGGCGTGCTCGGCCTGCCGCGCAATTACGAGATCTTCTATGAAGCACTGAGTGGCACCAATCGCGAGCTCAGCCTTGCGGTGCTTTCGCTGAACAGCCGGCCCACACAGGACGAGTTGGACAAGATCGGCCGTTCTTTCTTTGCCCAGAACCATGGCCCAGGCATCGTGGAGCATGCGCGGGACGTCATCGCCAGGGAACTCGAGGAAGTCGCATCGCTGTTGCGCAGCGAGCGCAGCCACATCGAGAAATACGGCAGGATTCTCGATGAGACATCGAACGGCCTGAACAGCCGCAGCCTGCTCTCCCAGGATCTTCTGCAAAAAATCGCCAACGCCATGTCGATCGCTACCAATTCGACGATCGACCACGGCCGACAGGTCGCCTCGACGCTCAATGACAAGACGGCGGAGCTCGAGAGCGTCAAGTCGAAGCTCGAGGAATACAAGCGGCTGGCCAACACCGATCCGCTGACCCAGATCTGGAACCGTCGCGCCTTCGACAGGGAAATCACCCGAATCTACAACAGCAACAAGGGCATCCTGTTCAATGCCTTGATCCTTGCCGACATCGATCGGTTCAAGGACATCAATGACCGGTATGGCCATCCGGTCGGCGACAAGATCATCCAGATCATCGCCGAGATTTTCCAGACCAGCATTCGCGGCGATATGTTCGTCGCGCGCACCGGCGGCGAGGAGTTCGCGCTGATCATCGAGGGTGCCAGCGAGGACGCCACCTACGAGATCGCGGAGCGCATTCGCGCGCTGATCGAACAGACGCCATTCACCAGCAGCCAGACCGGCATGAAATACGGTACCGTGACGGTCTCGATGGGCATCTGCATGGCATCCGAGGCCGACGGTCCCGAGGACCTTTACACCAAGGCCGACCGAGCGCTGTACCGCTCCAAGGTCAGCGGCCGCAACCGCGTCACCAGGCATTCGACGATGGCCGGCCGCTCCGGCAAGAGCTGGCTTCTCTACAAGAAGGACTGA